One genomic region from Pirellulales bacterium encodes:
- a CDS encoding STN domain-containing protein: MSTTRAASISFWLMLAVVLLMSWLTVVRSTVAAQLDSNIKALARNRAGDRQARATAHRGRVGRLPQEAAPPKNFLTADQLARLGPISYTAINSPLRQALRSLSQALRVAIVVDRRIDPDQSVDIELVDVPLDEALAVIAKRAGGGASILGPVVYIGPQETAGQLRTLSALATQEVQKLPARQKSAALLSRPLDWQALTTPQQVFERLAKEASIPIRGQERLPHDLLAATDLPALSWIDRVTLTAAQFGLRPKPDAAGGSLELMPIDEDVRLERSYPAGRDGAKTVADWQKRASEATVKLSGGRIIVRATVEDHERLSPTRTERTPNTTPGQQVYTLSLEGMKLETFLAQLEQKLSLSFELAGEGIKLDAPVNVDVKNASLDELLRAAFEPLGLEFRRRDKAVTVRAKEKS; the protein is encoded by the coding sequence ATGTCGACCACGCGCGCAGCGTCAATTTCGTTTTGGCTGATGCTGGCAGTGGTCTTGCTGATGTCGTGGCTGACGGTCGTGCGTTCGACGGTCGCGGCACAGCTCGACAGCAACATAAAAGCACTAGCCCGAAACCGTGCCGGCGACCGACAGGCCCGCGCAACCGCTCATCGAGGCCGGGTGGGCCGGCTGCCGCAAGAGGCGGCGCCGCCCAAAAATTTTTTGACAGCCGATCAGCTCGCCCGGCTGGGGCCGATTTCGTATACCGCGATCAACTCGCCGCTGCGGCAGGCGCTGCGCAGTCTCTCGCAAGCCCTGCGGGTGGCGATCGTCGTCGATCGGCGCATCGACCCTGACCAGTCGGTCGATATCGAGCTGGTTGACGTGCCGCTGGACGAGGCGCTGGCGGTCATCGCGAAACGGGCCGGCGGCGGGGCCAGTATCCTGGGGCCCGTGGTCTATATCGGTCCGCAGGAAACGGCCGGGCAGCTGCGCACCTTGTCGGCCTTGGCGACGCAAGAAGTGCAAAAATTGCCGGCCCGGCAGAAGAGCGCTGCGCTACTAAGCCGGCCGCTCGACTGGCAGGCGCTAACCACACCGCAACAGGTTTTCGAACGCCTGGCGAAAGAGGCGTCGATCCCGATCCGTGGGCAGGAACGGCTGCCGCACGATCTGTTGGCAGCGACCGACTTGCCGGCGCTGTCGTGGATCGACCGCGTAACGCTCACGGCGGCGCAATTCGGCCTGCGGCCCAAGCCGGACGCGGCTGGCGGGTCGCTGGAACTGATGCCGATCGACGAGGACGTGCGACTGGAACGCAGTTATCCGGCTGGGCGCGATGGGGCGAAGACCGTGGCTGACTGGCAGAAGCGAGCTTCGGAAGCCACCGTGAAGTTATCGGGTGGGCGGATCATCGTTCGAGCGACGGTCGAGGATCACGAACGGCTGTCGCCTACGCGCACGGAGCGGACCCCCAACACTACGCCCGGCCAGCAGGTTTACACGCTATCGCTGGAGGGGATGAAGCTGGAAACGTTCCTGGCGCAACTCGAACAGAAGCTGTCGCTGTCGTTCGAGCTGGCAGGCGAAGGGATCAAGCTCGACGCGCCGGTAAACGTGGACGTCAAGAACGCGTCGCTGGACGAACTGTTGCGCGCGGCGTTCGAGCCATTGGGACTGGAATTCCGACGGAGGGACAAGGCGGTAACCGTGCGCGCGAAGGAGAAATCGTGA
- a CDS encoding MATE family efflux transporter, whose protein sequence is MSRFWRGPSGMREVLMLALPLMVSTLSWTVMHFTDRVFLLWYSADAVAAALPAGALQFAVMCFPLGVASYVNAFVSQYYGAGRNNRIGLIVWQGVWIGLITVPVAAATIPLASAMFHGVGHPAQVADYEVEFYRTICWGSGAMVIAEALSTFFTGRGGVRTVMVVDTSAAILNVVLDYALIFGNLGLPALGVTGAALATVAALWWKALVYFALFLRHRYRDEFGTLTGCRFDKALFLRLLRFGSPSGVQLVCEVGAFTLFLLVVGRLGALELAATSLAFNVNSLAFMPVYGIGIATTTLVGQRIGQGRPRLAARGAWTAFALASCYMAAISAIYIFTPDLLLMAHGSKIDPAEFESLRALTIVLLRFVAFYCMFDAMVIIFSSAIKGAGDTRFVLITTLCMSPLPVLATVIGVQYFGLGLYWSWTAITAWLCTLGVIYLIRFQQGRWRTMRVIEKTTTIDVDDELPAPRETATASAE, encoded by the coding sequence ATGTCACGATTCTGGCGAGGACCGAGCGGCATGCGCGAAGTGCTGATGCTGGCACTGCCGCTGATGGTCTCGACGTTGTCATGGACGGTGATGCACTTCACCGATCGCGTATTCCTGCTCTGGTACTCCGCGGATGCGGTCGCTGCCGCGCTGCCGGCCGGTGCGCTGCAATTCGCCGTGATGTGTTTTCCGCTGGGTGTAGCATCGTACGTCAATGCCTTCGTCTCGCAATACTACGGCGCGGGCCGAAACAATCGCATCGGCCTGATCGTCTGGCAAGGCGTGTGGATCGGACTCATTACCGTTCCCGTTGCCGCAGCCACGATTCCACTGGCCTCGGCCATGTTCCACGGCGTAGGGCATCCCGCGCAGGTCGCGGATTATGAAGTCGAGTTTTATCGCACGATCTGTTGGGGATCGGGCGCGATGGTTATCGCCGAGGCTCTGTCGACCTTCTTCACCGGCCGCGGCGGCGTTCGCACGGTAATGGTCGTCGATACGTCGGCCGCGATATTAAACGTGGTGCTCGATTATGCCCTGATCTTTGGAAATCTCGGCCTGCCGGCTCTCGGCGTCACCGGCGCGGCGCTCGCCACGGTGGCGGCCCTGTGGTGGAAGGCACTTGTGTACTTCGCGCTTTTCCTGCGACATCGGTATCGCGACGAGTTCGGCACGCTGACCGGCTGCCGGTTTGATAAAGCGTTGTTTCTGCGCTTGTTGCGATTCGGTTCGCCCAGTGGTGTGCAGCTTGTCTGCGAGGTCGGAGCCTTCACCCTGTTCCTGCTGGTCGTGGGCCGGCTGGGCGCCCTGGAACTGGCCGCCACGAGCCTGGCCTTTAACGTCAATAGCCTGGCGTTCATGCCGGTCTATGGCATCGGCATCGCCACGACGACACTTGTCGGTCAACGCATCGGCCAAGGCCGGCCTCGCCTGGCCGCGCGCGGCGCCTGGACGGCATTCGCGCTGGCGTCGTGCTACATGGCGGCGATCTCGGCCATCTATATCTTCACGCCCGATCTGCTGCTGATGGCCCACGGTTCGAAGATCGATCCGGCGGAGTTCGAAAGCCTGCGCGCGCTCACGATCGTTTTGTTGCGCTTCGTGGCGTTCTATTGCATGTTCGACGCGATGGTCATCATCTTCAGCAGCGCCATCAAAGGGGCCGGCGATACGCGCTTCGTCCTGATTACGACGTTGTGCATGTCGCCGCTGCCGGTACTGGCCACCGTGATCGGGGTGCAATACTTCGGCCTGGGGCTGTATTGGTCATGGACCGCGATCACGGCCTGGCTCTGCACGCTAGGAGTGATCTACCTGATCCGCTTCCAGCAAGGCCGCTGGCGCACGATGCGCGTGATCGAAAAAACAACCACGATCGACGTGGACGACGAACTGCCGGCCCCTCGCGAAACGGCCACGGCCAGCGCCGAGTAA
- a CDS encoding MogA/MoaB family molybdenum cofactor biosynthesis protein, with amino-acid sequence MSDSVAQHRAQSPSALRCAVITVSDTRTQETDTGGQLVVDRLQAAGHQVQARDIIPDAPERMAGLVDELCSHDDIDAILLTGGTGISSRDQTYETISRLLTKPLPGYGELFRMLSYQEIGAAGMLSRAVGGVIGRVVVLTMPGSPAGVRLAMDKLILPELGHLVREARR; translated from the coding sequence ATGAGCGACAGCGTCGCCCAGCATCGGGCCCAATCGCCGAGCGCCTTGCGGTGCGCCGTCATCACGGTCAGCGACACCCGCACGCAGGAGACCGACACGGGCGGGCAACTGGTCGTCGACAGGCTGCAGGCGGCCGGCCACCAGGTCCAGGCCCGGGACATCATTCCCGACGCCCCCGAACGCATGGCCGGTCTGGTCGACGAGCTTTGTTCGCACGACGATATCGACGCGATCCTACTCACCGGCGGCACCGGCATCAGCAGCCGAGACCAGACCTACGAAACCATCTCGCGCCTGCTCACCAAACCGCTTCCCGGATACGGCGAGCTGTTTCGCATGTTGAGCTATCAGGAAATCGGCGCCGCCGGCATGCTCAGCCGCGCCGTGGGCGGGGTGATCGGCCGCGTCGTCGTGCTCACCATGCCGGGTTCACCGGCCGGCGTCCGCCTGGCCATGGACAAGCTAATCCTGCCCGAGCTGGGACATCTGGTGCGCGAGGCGCGACGATAA
- a CDS encoding tetratricopeptide repeat protein: MGSQRAAVLLTYYTDYLDTKDSAVFARRISRRYTPGTLERLLAAGPRMLRRAAALGLGSLGGYESNAVLGRALTDTDRGVRTLAEDAIRSVWCRAGSETHQQRLRSIIRLNTKKQYEIAASRATELLLEARLFAEVWNQRAVANFGLRHFVESIGDCREALEINPYHFAAAAGMGQCYLQLGNAASALECFRRALRLNPGLEGVRASIQHLERTLRNNL, encoded by the coding sequence ATGGGATCACAGCGTGCAGCCGTATTATTGACTTACTACACGGACTACCTCGATACGAAGGATAGCGCCGTTTTTGCCCGTCGCATCTCGCGACGTTACACCCCCGGGACCCTCGAACGATTGCTGGCCGCCGGCCCGCGCATGCTGCGCCGTGCCGCCGCACTGGGTCTGGGTTCGCTGGGTGGTTATGAATCGAACGCCGTGCTCGGTCGGGCGTTGACCGACACCGACCGCGGCGTGCGAACTCTGGCCGAGGACGCTATTCGCTCGGTCTGGTGCCGCGCCGGCAGCGAAACGCATCAGCAGCGTCTACGCTCGATTATCCGCCTGAATACCAAAAAGCAGTACGAGATCGCCGCCTCGCGCGCTACCGAGCTATTGCTCGAGGCCCGACTCTTCGCCGAGGTCTGGAACCAGCGGGCCGTGGCCAATTTCGGGCTGCGGCACTTCGTCGAATCGATCGGCGATTGCCGCGAGGCGCTCGAGATCAACCCGTACCATTTCGCCGCGGCCGCCGGCATGGGCCAGTGCTATTTGCAACTGGGCAATGCCGCCTCGGCCCTGGAATGCTTCCGCCGCGCCCTGCGTCTGAACCCTGGTCTGGAAGGCGTCCGCGCCAGCATCCAGCACCTGGAACGCACGCTGCGAAATAACCTGTAG
- a CDS encoding sugar phosphate isomerase/epimerase family protein: protein MDRWPIGVFASIDAGLGVKLEVARDLGVPTIQLHAPAAATRTPERAREFLDRLAAANIRLTAVFGGFDGESYADIPTVVRTVGLVPRETRTARTREMLEISDFAKLLGCDVIALHLGFVPHDASDPLYREVLEVTRQVCDHARANGQALHLETGQEPADTLLKFIADVDRSNLFINFDPANMILYGSGEPIAALEQLGKFVRSIHCKDGTWAARPGQEWGAEVPLGEGDVGMENYLRTLYKIGYQGPLTIEREIPQEPERQKAEIGRAVRLLEELKAKILS from the coding sequence GTGGATCGTTGGCCGATTGGCGTGTTTGCCAGTATTGATGCGGGGCTGGGGGTCAAGCTCGAGGTGGCGCGCGACCTGGGCGTTCCCACAATTCAACTACACGCGCCGGCCGCCGCCACGCGCACGCCCGAGCGGGCTCGCGAATTTCTCGACCGGCTGGCCGCGGCCAACATCCGCCTGACCGCCGTGTTCGGCGGCTTCGACGGCGAAAGCTACGCCGACATTCCCACCGTGGTTCGCACCGTTGGCCTGGTGCCGCGCGAAACCCGCACCGCGCGGACCCGCGAGATGCTCGAAATCTCGGACTTCGCCAAGCTGTTGGGCTGCGACGTGATCGCCCTGCACCTGGGCTTTGTGCCGCACGACGCCAGCGACCCGCTCTATCGGGAAGTCCTCGAAGTCACTCGCCAGGTGTGCGATCACGCTCGGGCTAACGGCCAGGCGTTGCACCTGGAAACGGGACAAGAGCCGGCCGACACGCTGCTAAAATTCATCGCAGATGTCGACCGATCGAACCTGTTCATCAACTTCGATCCCGCCAACATGATCCTGTATGGGTCGGGCGAGCCGATCGCGGCCCTCGAGCAACTCGGCAAGTTCGTCCGCAGCATTCATTGCAAGGACGGCACCTGGGCCGCCCGGCCGGGCCAGGAGTGGGGCGCCGAGGTTCCGCTGGGAGAGGGGGACGTGGGCATGGAAAATTACCTGCGCACCCTTTATAAGATTGGCTATCAAGGTCCGCTGACCATCGAGCGCGAGATCCCGCAGGAACCCGAGCGGCAAAAAGCCGAAATCGGCCGCGCGGTCCGCCTGCTCGAAGAGTTGAAGGCCAAGATTCTTTCCTAG
- a CDS encoding D-2-hydroxyacid dehydrogenase, with protein sequence MRIVLCYPVEPRHVAQIAAAAPEAEVVDAGQEGVARELLTADIFCGHAKVPGPWEEVVARGRLQWIQSSAAGLDHCLVPSVVGSEIVVTSASGVLADQVAEHAIALTTGLTRSLPVFFRAQAKREFIRRPTRDLTNATVGIIGFGGNGRRLAEVLRVFKTRILATDMYPIDKPDYVEALWPADRLDDVLRAVDFLFLAAPLTELTRNMIDRRAFEMMRPGSILINVARGPLVVERDLVAALESGHLAGAGLDVTAEEPLPVDSPLWSQPNVIITPHVGGQCARRIDDMTNFFCGNLARWHAGQPLANLVDKRLGYPMPVASR encoded by the coding sequence GTGCGCATTGTACTCTGCTATCCTGTCGAGCCACGCCATGTCGCGCAGATTGCCGCCGCGGCACCTGAGGCCGAGGTCGTCGATGCCGGTCAAGAAGGAGTCGCGCGCGAGCTGCTGACGGCAGATATTTTTTGCGGTCATGCCAAGGTGCCTGGGCCGTGGGAGGAGGTGGTCGCGCGCGGGCGATTGCAATGGATTCAATCTTCGGCGGCCGGTTTGGACCATTGCCTGGTGCCGTCGGTCGTGGGCTCGGAGATCGTCGTCACCAGTGCCTCGGGCGTGTTGGCTGATCAGGTGGCCGAGCATGCGATTGCGTTAACGACGGGGCTGACCCGCAGTCTGCCCGTGTTTTTTCGCGCCCAGGCAAAGCGTGAGTTCATTCGTCGGCCGACGCGTGATCTGACTAATGCCACGGTTGGCATTATCGGCTTCGGTGGCAATGGGCGGCGGTTGGCCGAAGTGTTGCGTGTCTTCAAAACGCGCATCCTAGCTACCGACATGTATCCGATCGACAAGCCTGACTATGTCGAAGCGCTATGGCCGGCCGATCGGTTGGATGATGTGCTGCGCGCCGTGGATTTCTTGTTCCTCGCGGCGCCGCTGACGGAACTGACACGCAACATGATCGATCGGCGCGCCTTCGAGATGATGCGGCCCGGTTCGATTTTGATCAACGTCGCTCGCGGCCCATTGGTAGTAGAAAGGGACCTGGTCGCGGCGCTGGAATCGGGACATCTGGCCGGCGCGGGTCTCGACGTTACCGCCGAAGAACCTTTGCCTGTCGATAGCCCACTATGGTCGCAACCGAATGTCATCATCACACCGCATGTGGGTGGTCAGTGTGCGCGGCGCATTGACGATATGACGAATTTCTTCTGTGGGAATCTCGCACGCTGGCACGCTGGTCAGCCGCTGGCCAATTTGGTCGATAAACGTTTGGGATATCCAATGCCGGTGGCCAGTAGGTAG
- a CDS encoding polyhydroxyalkanoic acid system family protein yields MPKMSVTVPHGLGLEQAIEKLKGFIPKIKEKYQGQVSNLEETWADNVLNFGFTTFGFPIKGAIAVEPSEVKLDGDLPFAAMMFKGKIEQEFKDALTRLLA; encoded by the coding sequence ATGCCGAAGATGAGCGTCACCGTCCCCCACGGTCTTGGTCTCGAGCAGGCCATCGAGAAGCTGAAGGGCTTCATCCCCAAGATTAAGGAAAAGTACCAGGGCCAGGTCAGCAACCTGGAAGAGACCTGGGCCGACAACGTCTTGAACTTCGGCTTCACCACGTTCGGCTTCCCGATCAAGGGCGCCATCGCCGTGGAACCGTCGGAAGTCAAGCTCGACGGCGACCTGCCGTTCGCCGCCATGATGTTCAAGGGAAAGATCGAGCAAGAATTCAAGGACGCCCTCACCCGGCTGCTCGCCTAA
- a CDS encoding Gfo/Idh/MocA family oxidoreductase — protein sequence MNLSPEERAIGKDNFNAAIGSELTRREFLERSIAAAAATGIGLGGFYFGYEKLKGDPVRVGMIGTGDEGSVLIGAHTPDYVNIVAISDIRPYNVHRAFHGDQSSESIRVVRPGLMAKYGWKSEDEAKSKVKVYTDYQDLLKDDQIEAVIIALPLFLHDVVAIEAMNHGKHVLTEKLMAHSVHQCKEMGRVANQKRLHLATGHQRHYSILYDNAVDTIKRGLIGDIHFIRAQWHRGNMPGKDSWAPPLPDSKMEADLAKVVKEIESLGGDASAEVKKFTDLMKVTKELESARGSRIDALEKRRELLALQLLDKDVDATKYGYQQKTLTGGGSAAYECSPLEELIHWRLWNRTGGGLMAELGSHQLDASGIFCTAMRNDGHKALPLSVTAVGGRYIFPMDRDCDDHVYCTYEYPGPKYDEDPNKKIVVTYSSINGNGFGGYGETVMGTKGTLILDREQEVMLFKDAATTTNIVVSKGKDGAPTLDTTASGSPAAAAAKKALDSGPPSRGYTEEMEHFAWCIRNFDFENNKPKCHPKVAMADAIIALTTNIAMRENRRIEFKPEWFDIDSDETPEGIKPNVQV from the coding sequence ATGAACCTCAGTCCCGAAGAACGCGCCATTGGCAAAGACAATTTCAACGCCGCCATCGGCAGCGAACTGACGCGCCGCGAATTTCTCGAACGCAGCATCGCCGCGGCCGCCGCAACCGGCATCGGGCTGGGCGGATTCTATTTCGGCTATGAAAAGCTGAAGGGGGATCCAGTCCGCGTCGGCATGATCGGCACCGGCGACGAAGGAAGCGTATTGATCGGCGCCCATACGCCCGACTATGTAAACATCGTCGCCATCTCGGACATTCGCCCCTACAACGTGCATCGCGCGTTCCACGGCGATCAGTCCAGCGAATCGATTCGCGTCGTGCGGCCAGGCCTGATGGCCAAGTACGGTTGGAAGAGCGAGGACGAGGCGAAGAGCAAGGTCAAGGTCTACACCGACTATCAAGACCTGCTCAAGGACGACCAGATCGAGGCCGTGATCATCGCCCTCCCCTTGTTCTTGCACGACGTCGTGGCCATCGAGGCCATGAACCACGGCAAGCACGTGCTGACCGAAAAATTGATGGCCCACAGCGTCCATCAATGCAAAGAGATGGGGCGCGTCGCCAATCAAAAGCGTCTGCACTTGGCCACCGGCCATCAGCGTCACTACAGCATTCTGTACGATAACGCTGTCGACACGATCAAGCGCGGCCTGATCGGCGACATTCATTTCATCCGCGCCCAGTGGCACCGTGGCAACATGCCCGGCAAAGACAGTTGGGCTCCGCCGTTGCCTGACAGCAAGATGGAAGCGGATCTGGCCAAGGTTGTAAAAGAGATCGAATCCCTCGGGGGCGACGCCTCGGCCGAGGTCAAGAAATTCACTGACCTGATGAAGGTCACCAAAGAGCTGGAATCAGCCCGCGGCTCGCGCATCGATGCCCTGGAAAAGCGCCGCGAGCTGCTCGCACTACAACTATTGGACAAGGACGTCGACGCCACGAAGTACGGCTATCAGCAGAAGACCCTCACCGGCGGCGGCAGCGCCGCGTACGAATGCTCGCCGCTCGAGGAGCTGATCCACTGGCGTCTGTGGAATCGCACCGGCGGCGGACTAATGGCCGAGCTCGGCAGCCACCAGCTCGACGCATCAGGCATTTTCTGCACCGCGATGAGGAACGATGGGCATAAAGCCCTGCCACTGTCGGTCACGGCCGTGGGCGGGCGCTACATCTTCCCGATGGATCGCGATTGCGACGACCATGTCTATTGCACGTACGAGTATCCGGGGCCGAAGTACGACGAAGACCCGAACAAGAAAATCGTCGTCACCTACTCGTCCATCAACGGCAACGGTTTCGGCGGCTACGGCGAAACCGTGATGGGCACCAAGGGCACCCTGATCCTGGACCGCGAACAGGAAGTGATGCTCTTCAAGGATGCCGCTACGACGACCAATATCGTGGTCTCGAAAGGAAAAGACGGCGCCCCGACGCTCGATACCACGGCCAGCGGTTCGCCGGCCGCGGCCGCCGCGAAGAAGGCCCTCGATTCCGGCCCTCCCAGCCGCGGCTACACCGAAGAGATGGAACACTTCGCCTGGTGCATCCGCAACTTCGACTTCGAGAACAACAAGCCGAAGTGCCATCCTAAGGTCGCCATGGCCGACGCGATCATCGCCCTGACGACGAACATCGCGATGCGCGAAAACCGCCGCATCGAGTTCAAGCCCGAGTGGTTCGACATCGACAGCGATGAAACCCCCGAAGGCATCAAGCCCAACGTGCAGGTCTAA
- a CDS encoding class I SAM-dependent methyltransferase, which translates to MISNKMSGNSATGDFRDTDFLPAAGLHFLTPAYELLAWPMLAGVWRGVVDDVCQRAGQAASIVDLGCGPGTVLRRLARRRPDLSLTGVDIDERVLRITRRRVPRAKLLQGSADNLPVTDASADIVVSSMVFHHLPREIKLRALAEVNRILKPGSVFLLCDFARPTTRLGAWFVRSFAMLESGVGRQAAGELQELAASSAMALTPLWTRLGCITQHEVRAAS; encoded by the coding sequence GTGATATCCAACAAGATGTCGGGCAATTCGGCAACAGGCGATTTTCGCGACACCGATTTTCTGCCGGCGGCAGGGCTGCACTTTCTCACGCCCGCCTACGAACTCTTGGCGTGGCCCATGTTGGCCGGCGTGTGGCGCGGCGTGGTCGATGACGTATGCCAGCGCGCGGGGCAAGCGGCCTCGATCGTCGATCTAGGGTGTGGACCGGGGACCGTGTTGCGCCGCCTGGCCCGACGTAGGCCTGACCTATCCCTGACGGGCGTGGACATTGACGAGCGGGTGCTTCGTATTACTCGTCGGCGCGTGCCGCGCGCAAAGCTGCTGCAAGGCTCGGCCGATAACTTGCCGGTTACCGACGCGTCGGCGGACATCGTCGTGAGCTCGATGGTGTTTCATCATCTCCCTCGAGAGATCAAGTTGCGCGCCTTGGCCGAGGTAAATCGCATCCTGAAGCCAGGGAGCGTCTTTCTGCTTTGCGATTTTGCCCGCCCTACGACCCGCTTGGGGGCGTGGTTCGTTCGCTCGTTTGCTATGTTGGAAAGCGGCGTTGGCCGGCAAGCGGCGGGCGAGCTGCAGGAACTGGCCGCAAGCTCAGCTATGGCACTTACTCCGCTGTGGACGCGGCTAGGATGCATTACCCAGCACGAGGTCCGCGCAGCATCCTGA
- a CDS encoding serine/threonine-protein kinase: MSSTTYLQPLATLTIDGQQTKRCPDVLLEKYRQLVEEQRMSWTEHLHLLRLLGAGGQGVVYLSERRGTDNFTLPVALKIFSPLHYPDDRSYDEAMGRIAEVSARVAQIQQDNLLDVHNFVERNRIRLMEMEWVDGYDLDRLLSHEMLQRTRDRVSNRRWDYLNNVIVTTGPLQPRLKPGIAIAVLRECLAALAALHREGIVHGDIKPSNIMLKRTGNAKIIDIGSAFDMEKPPTRRSCTPTYAAPEVLEGGESSPRSDLCSLGYVLIEMLSGTPPFVGQTTYAELLEAKRILVQRLHERLPREVVCNELLMTLIRSLVAPDPTLRFPSAEAADLVKEGAANFHRQLIKGDLASEYENELRLWLGELD; the protein is encoded by the coding sequence ATGTCAAGCACCACGTATTTGCAACCGCTGGCCACGCTGACGATCGATGGCCAACAAACAAAACGCTGCCCCGACGTGTTGCTGGAGAAGTACCGGCAACTGGTCGAAGAGCAGCGCATGAGCTGGACCGAGCATTTGCACTTGTTGCGATTGCTGGGAGCCGGCGGGCAAGGAGTGGTTTATCTCTCCGAGCGGCGCGGCACCGATAATTTCACGCTGCCGGTGGCGCTGAAGATTTTTTCGCCGCTGCACTATCCCGACGATCGCAGTTACGACGAAGCGATGGGGCGGATCGCCGAGGTCTCGGCGCGCGTCGCGCAGATTCAGCAGGATAATCTGCTGGACGTACACAACTTCGTCGAGCGCAATCGCATCCGCTTGATGGAAATGGAATGGGTCGACGGTTACGACCTGGATCGGCTGCTGTCGCACGAGATGTTGCAACGGACGCGCGATCGGGTCAGCAATCGTCGCTGGGATTATTTGAACAACGTCATCGTCACGACCGGTCCGCTGCAGCCGCGGTTGAAGCCCGGCATCGCGATCGCGGTGTTACGCGAGTGCCTGGCGGCCCTGGCCGCGCTGCATCGCGAGGGGATTGTCCACGGCGATATCAAGCCGTCGAACATCATGCTCAAGCGGACCGGCAACGCCAAGATCATCGACATCGGCTCCGCGTTCGACATGGAGAAGCCTCCTACGCGGCGCAGTTGCACGCCGACTTACGCCGCGCCTGAGGTGCTGGAAGGGGGCGAATCGTCGCCGCGTTCCGACTTGTGCAGCCTGGGATACGTGCTGATCGAAATGCTCTCGGGCACTCCGCCATTTGTCGGGCAAACGACCTACGCAGAATTGCTGGAAGCCAAACGGATCCTTGTGCAACGTCTGCACGAACGCTTGCCGCGCGAAGTGGTTTGCAACGAGTTGTTGATGACTTTGATTCGCAGCCTCGTGGCTCCGGACCCGACGTTGCGATTCCCCAGCGCCGAGGCAGCCGACCTGGTGAAGGAAGGGGCGGCGAACTTCCACCGCCAACTGATCAAGGGGGACCTGGCCAGCGAATACGAGAACGAGCTTCGCCTGTGGCTGGGGGAACTGGACTGA
- a CDS encoding GNAT family N-acetyltransferase — translation MFALRDASAGDLPAISEIYNYYVLHSTCTYQLEPETLADRQAWFGLHSAERYPVVVVEIDGALVGWGSLSKFHARAGYDGTVEASVYIAQGFHRRGLGRRMLEHLIERARQIGYHVLIGGASADQTASIALQESLGFTRVGQLREVGRKFDRWLDVVYLQVML, via the coding sequence ATGTTCGCGCTTCGCGACGCCAGCGCCGGAGACTTGCCCGCGATCAGCGAGATCTATAACTATTACGTGCTGCATTCAACATGCACGTATCAGCTCGAGCCCGAGACCTTGGCGGACCGGCAAGCGTGGTTCGGTCTGCATTCTGCGGAGAGGTATCCGGTTGTTGTCGTTGAGATCGACGGCGCGTTGGTCGGTTGGGGATCGTTATCGAAGTTTCACGCCCGGGCTGGTTACGATGGAACGGTGGAAGCCTCGGTCTATATCGCGCAAGGTTTTCATCGCCGCGGCCTGGGACGCCGAATGCTCGAACATTTGATCGAGCGGGCACGGCAGATCGGATATCACGTGTTGATTGGCGGCGCAAGCGCCGACCAAACGGCCAGCATTGCCCTGCAAGAAAGCCTGGGCTTTACACGCGTTGGCCAGTTACGCGAGGTGGGGCGAAAGTTCGATCGCTGGCTGGACGTGGTCTATTTGCAGGTGATGTTGTAA